In candidate division WOR-1 bacterium RIFOXYB2_FULL_36_35, a single window of DNA contains:
- a CDS encoding citramalate synthase, whose protein sequence is MRKIFLYDTTLRDGAQTEGISFTVKDKLKIVSLLDDLGIDYIEGGWPGSNPKDIEFFKEAKKLKLKHAKIAAFSSTKRANIKIEEDKNIQTLLEADTPVFTIFGKTWDFHVTDALKTTLEENLNMISDTVSYLKSKGKEVVFDAEHFFDGFKNNPEYAFKCLKSAEDAGADILCLCDTNGGTLSFEIEKILAEVKKHIKIYFGIHAHNDSECAVSVSEMAVFCGATQVQGTINGYGERCGNANLCSILPILKIKMNLDCISDRAMKELTEVSRHIAEIANLPQSAHQPFVGRSAFAHKGGIHVSAILKNSKTYEHINPELVGNARRVTISDQSGISNLMYKAEKYGLKIDSKSKEVKGLVQKLKELEHEGYQFEEGEASFELLVKRILGVAKPLFELDHYEIKMSQKSEKDFVVEAYVKVKVSGTVYESKAKGDGPINALDGALRKVLEKKYPKIKNIKLTDYKVRVLDSKEGTAARVRVIIESCDCDKCWGTVGVSTNVIEASYLALVDSLEYGLLE, encoded by the coding sequence ATGCGAAAAATCTTTCTTTATGATACAACACTTCGAGATGGTGCTCAAACCGAAGGAATATCTTTTACCGTAAAAGATAAACTTAAAATTGTGTCTCTTCTTGATGATCTTGGGATTGACTATATCGAAGGTGGATGGCCGGGGAGCAACCCTAAAGATATAGAATTTTTTAAAGAGGCAAAGAAGTTAAAACTTAAACATGCAAAAATCGCCGCTTTTTCTTCCACAAAAAGGGCAAATATTAAAATAGAGGAAGATAAAAATATTCAGACTTTGCTTGAGGCAGATACCCCTGTTTTTACGATTTTTGGTAAAACATGGGATTTTCATGTAACAGATGCGCTTAAAACTACATTGGAAGAAAATCTTAATATGATTTCTGATACTGTCTCTTATCTAAAGAGCAAAGGAAAGGAAGTTGTTTTTGATGCGGAACATTTTTTTGACGGTTTTAAAAACAATCCTGAATATGCTTTCAAATGCTTAAAATCGGCCGAAGATGCGGGCGCTGATATTTTATGTCTTTGTGATACAAATGGAGGGACACTTTCTTTTGAAATAGAAAAAATTTTAGCCGAAGTCAAAAAGCATATCAAAATATATTTTGGCATTCATGCTCACAATGACTCAGAGTGCGCTGTTTCTGTCTCAGAAATGGCGGTTTTCTGCGGAGCAACTCAAGTTCAGGGGACAATTAATGGGTATGGGGAGCGATGTGGAAATGCGAATCTTTGTTCCATATTGCCCATTTTAAAAATCAAAATGAATCTTGATTGTATTTCCGACAGGGCGATGAAAGAATTAACCGAGGTATCAAGACATATAGCTGAAATTGCAAATCTTCCGCAGTCTGCTCATCAACCGTTTGTCGGGCGTTCTGCCTTTGCTCACAAAGGTGGGATCCATGTTTCGGCAATCCTTAAAAATTCTAAAACCTATGAACACATAAATCCCGAACTGGTTGGAAATGCAAGAAGAGTTACAATTTCTGACCAATCAGGAATTTCCAATTTAATGTATAAGGCCGAAAAGTATGGGTTGAAGATTGATAGTAAATCAAAAGAGGTGAAAGGTTTAGTCCAAAAATTAAAAGAACTGGAACATGAAGGATATCAGTTTGAAGAGGGGGAAGCAAGCTTTGAGCTTTTAGTAAAAAGGATTCTTGGTGTCGCAAAGCCATTATTCGAGCTTGACCATTACGAGATAAAAATGTCCCAAAAAAGTGAAAAAGATTTTGTTGTTGAGGCATATGTAAAAGTCAAAGTGTCCGGGACGGTTTATGAATCAAAAGCAAAAGGCGACGGGCCGATCAACGCTTTGGATGGAGCTTTGCGTAAAGTGTTGGAGAAAAAATATCCAAAAATCAAGAATATAAAGCTTACAGATTATAAAGTGAGAGTTTTGGATTCAAAAGAGGGGACTGCGGCACGCGTTCGCGTTATTATCGAATCCTGCGATTGCGATAAATGCTGGGGAACTGTCGGTGTTTCTACAAATGTTATAGAAGCTTCTTATTTGGCTCTTGTTGATTCGTTGGAATATGGATTATTAGAATAA